A genome region from Geminicoccus roseus DSM 18922 includes the following:
- a CDS encoding DJ-1/PfpI family protein yields the protein MTGKKILMLTGEFSEEYEIFVFQHAMEAVGHTVHVVCPDKKKGEFIKTSLHDFENDQTYTEKPGHNHLINQTFADVDPADYDAVYCAGGRGPEYIRIDPRVQRIVRHFHEADKPIFTICHGVQILMAVDGVLKGREVAALQYCEPEVRLAGGIYVDVPPDGAHRQGKLVSGKGWPGLAAFMRECLVVLGTRIEHG from the coding sequence ATGACCGGCAAGAAGATCCTCATGCTGACCGGCGAGTTCAGCGAGGAATACGAGATCTTCGTGTTCCAGCACGCCATGGAGGCGGTCGGCCACACGGTGCACGTGGTCTGCCCGGACAAGAAGAAGGGCGAGTTCATCAAGACCTCGCTGCACGACTTCGAGAACGACCAGACCTACACCGAGAAGCCCGGCCACAACCACCTGATCAACCAGACCTTCGCCGATGTGGACCCGGCGGACTATGATGCAGTCTACTGTGCCGGCGGGCGCGGGCCGGAATACATCCGGATCGACCCCCGGGTGCAGCGGATCGTCCGGCACTTCCACGAGGCCGACAAGCCGATCTTCACGATCTGCCACGGCGTGCAGATCCTGATGGCGGTGGACGGGGTGCTGAAGGGCCGCGAGGTGGCGGCGCTGCAGTATTGCGAGCCGGAAGTGCGTCTCGCCGGCGGCATCTATGTCGACGTGCCGCCGGACGGTGCGCATCGCCAGGGCAAGCTGGTCTCGGGCAAGGGCTGGCCGGGCCTGGCCGCGTTCATGCGCGAGTGCCTGGTCGTGCTGGGCACCCGGATCGAGCACGGCTGA
- a CDS encoding type II toxin-antitoxin system VapC family toxin, producing the protein MVVDASVAIGAFMPDEPVRARIVLSEAAAAGPLYAPAYWSAEVASGFLAAERRLRFTSAHMSAAFASLNELNVNIDMNTPMIAFGPLVHLARQHRLSVYDAGYLELAMRLTVPLLTFDRALAKAADAQGVHVLLQ; encoded by the coding sequence ATGGTCGTGGATGCTTCGGTGGCGATCGGCGCTTTCATGCCGGATGAGCCGGTGCGGGCCAGGATAGTCCTGTCCGAGGCTGCTGCGGCGGGGCCGCTCTATGCGCCCGCTTATTGGAGCGCTGAGGTCGCAAGCGGATTTCTCGCCGCCGAGCGCCGGCTACGGTTCACGTCGGCGCACATGTCCGCGGCATTCGCCTCCTTGAACGAGCTGAACGTCAACATCGACATGAACACGCCGATGATCGCGTTCGGTCCACTTGTCCATCTGGCCCGGCAGCACCGGCTTTCGGTTTACGACGCGGGCTACCTTGAGTTGGCGATGCGACTCACGGTCCCGCTCCTCACCTTCGACCGGGCCTTGGCCAAGGCGGCCGATGCCCAGGGCGTTCACGTTCTCTTGCAATAA
- a CDS encoding type II toxin-antitoxin system Phd/YefM family antitoxin, whose protein sequence is MTEVGILEAKTHLSRLIEQVERGEEIVITRHGKPVARLVGPRQANLVRLKAAFDRFDALGPAEELRGVDPVELVKAGRRYQD, encoded by the coding sequence ATGACCGAAGTCGGCATCCTTGAGGCGAAGACCCACCTGTCCCGGCTGATCGAGCAGGTGGAGCGGGGCGAGGAGATCGTGATCACCCGGCACGGCAAGCCGGTGGCGCGGCTGGTGGGCCCCAGGCAGGCCAATCTTGTCCGGCTGAAAGCCGCGTTCGATCGCTTCGACGCTCTAGGTCCGGCCGAGGAGCTTCGGGGGGTGGATCCGGTGGAACTGGTGAAGGCTGGCCGGCGGTACCAGGACTGA
- a CDS encoding Gfo/Idh/MocA family protein, which translates to MAKKPLRIGMVGYGFMGRVHSNGWRQVERFFPELDHVPVLQMACARDQAKLTAFADAWGYAETTTDWRKVVESPDVDVVDICVPNNLHAEVAIAAAQAGKMITCEKPLAMSAEQGERMVEAVEASGRPAMVWYNYRRVPAVTLAKQLVDEGRMGRVFHYRANFLQDWTISPDVPQGGAGVWRLDVEAAGSGVTGDLLAHNIDTAMWLNGPITKVVADTETFVKERVHVGTGEKKAVGIDDACAFLARFANGSMGLFESTRYARGHKALKTFELNGEDASLSFDLHDLQYLNFFEYKNHATGQKTEGHLTGWRKIHVTNGEHPYMDHWWVPGLIVGYEHSFVHACADFVAAVGRGEGVQPDFRNALQTQKVCDAVLRSAKSGQWEETGASL; encoded by the coding sequence ATGGCGAAAAAGCCCCTACGGATCGGCATGGTCGGCTACGGCTTCATGGGCCGGGTCCATTCCAACGGCTGGCGGCAGGTCGAGCGGTTCTTTCCTGAGCTGGACCATGTGCCGGTGCTGCAGATGGCCTGCGCGCGCGACCAGGCCAAGCTGACCGCGTTCGCGGACGCCTGGGGCTATGCGGAGACCACCACCGACTGGCGCAAGGTCGTGGAATCGCCCGATGTCGACGTGGTCGACATCTGCGTGCCCAACAACCTGCACGCCGAGGTCGCGATCGCCGCGGCCCAGGCCGGCAAGATGATCACCTGCGAGAAGCCGCTCGCCATGTCCGCCGAGCAGGGCGAGCGCATGGTCGAGGCGGTGGAGGCGTCCGGCCGCCCGGCGATGGTGTGGTACAATTATCGCCGGGTGCCGGCGGTGACGCTGGCCAAGCAGCTGGTCGACGAGGGCCGGATGGGCCGGGTGTTCCACTACCGCGCCAACTTCCTGCAGGACTGGACGATCTCGCCGGACGTGCCGCAGGGCGGGGCCGGGGTGTGGCGGCTGGACGTGGAGGCTGCGGGCAGCGGCGTCACCGGCGATCTGCTGGCGCACAACATCGACACCGCGATGTGGCTGAACGGGCCGATCACCAAGGTCGTGGCGGACACCGAGACCTTCGTGAAGGAGCGGGTCCATGTCGGCACCGGCGAGAAGAAGGCGGTCGGGATCGACGATGCCTGCGCCTTCCTGGCGCGGTTCGCCAACGGCTCGATGGGCCTGTTCGAGAGCACCCGCTATGCGCGCGGCCACAAGGCGCTGAAGACCTTCGAGCTGAACGGCGAGGACGCGTCGCTCTCCTTCGACCTGCACGACCTGCAGTACCTGAACTTCTTCGAGTACAAGAACCACGCGACCGGCCAGAAGACCGAGGGCCACCTGACCGGCTGGCGCAAGATCCACGTCACCAACGGCGAGCATCCCTACATGGACCATTGGTGGGTCCCGGGCCTGATCGTCGGCTACGAGCACAGCTTCGTGCATGCCTGCGCCGATTTTGTGGCGGCGGTGGGCAGGGGCGAGGGGGTCCAGCCGGACTTCCGCAACGCCCTGCAGACCCAGAAGGTGTGCGACGCGGTGCTGCGCTCGGCCAAGAGCGGCCAGTGGGAGGAGACTGGGGCGTCGCTTTGA
- a CDS encoding Gfo/Idh/MocA family protein yields the protein MVGESSQAKAPRRRLRLGMVGGGQGAFIGAVHRLAARMDDRFELVAGAFSSTPEKSKASGAELGLPEARCYGSYAEMAQREARLKEGIDVVAIVTPNHVHVPAALEFVRRGIHVICDKPLTVGMKDGKRLADALAKQPDVVFVLTHNYTAYPMVRQARQMVADGLLGQVRIVQAEYAQDWLTTKLEDTGQKQAAWRNDPAQSGPVGAVGDIGTHAMNLAGFISGLTLKELAADLTSFVDGRQLDDNAHIMLRYESGAKGMLWASQVAPGNENCLRVRVYGDKGGLSWEQENPNYLTFTPYGEPPRQISRGGAGSGPGAARVTRVPSGHPEGYLEGFANLYSDAAELISAKIEGRAPDPEAMLVPGIQQGLEGVKFCEAVVESSRKNGAWTKAAV from the coding sequence ATGGTCGGTGAAAGCAGCCAGGCGAAGGCGCCGCGGCGCAGGCTTCGCCTGGGCATGGTCGGCGGCGGGCAGGGGGCGTTCATCGGCGCCGTGCACCGGCTGGCGGCACGGATGGACGACCGGTTCGAGCTGGTCGCCGGCGCCTTCTCCTCCACCCCGGAGAAGTCGAAGGCGTCCGGTGCCGAGCTCGGCCTGCCCGAGGCGCGCTGCTACGGCAGCTATGCCGAGATGGCGCAGCGCGAGGCGCGGCTGAAGGAGGGCATCGACGTCGTCGCAATCGTGACGCCGAACCATGTCCACGTCCCGGCGGCGCTGGAGTTCGTGCGCCGCGGCATCCACGTGATCTGCGACAAGCCGCTCACGGTCGGCATGAAGGACGGCAAGCGGCTGGCCGACGCGCTGGCCAAGCAGCCGGACGTGGTGTTCGTGCTGACCCACAACTACACCGCCTACCCGATGGTCCGGCAGGCCCGCCAGATGGTGGCGGACGGCCTGCTCGGCCAGGTGCGGATCGTCCAGGCGGAATACGCCCAGGACTGGCTGACCACCAAGCTGGAGGACACCGGCCAGAAGCAGGCCGCCTGGCGCAACGACCCGGCCCAGTCCGGGCCGGTGGGGGCGGTCGGCGACATCGGCACCCATGCCATGAACCTGGCAGGGTTCATCAGCGGCCTGACGCTGAAGGAACTGGCTGCCGACCTGACCAGCTTCGTGGACGGCCGCCAGCTCGACGACAACGCCCACATCATGCTGCGCTACGAGAGCGGGGCGAAGGGGATGCTGTGGGCATCCCAGGTGGCGCCGGGCAACGAGAACTGCCTGCGGGTGCGCGTCTATGGCGACAAGGGCGGGCTGTCCTGGGAGCAGGAGAACCCGAACTACCTGACCTTCACGCCCTATGGCGAGCCGCCCCGGCAGATCAGCCGCGGCGGCGCCGGGTCGGGCCCTGGCGCCGCCCGGGTCACCCGGGTGCCGTCCGGCCACCCGGAAGGCTACCTGGAGGGCTTCGCCAACCTCTACTCGGACGCCGCCGAGCTGATCTCGGCGAAGATCGAGGGGCGCGCGCCCGACCCGGAGGCGATGCTGGTGCCGGGCATCCAGCAGGGCCTGGAGGGCGTGAAGTTCTGCGAGGCGGTGGTGGAGAGCAGCAGGAAGAACGGAGCCTGGACCAAGGCCGCGGTGTGA
- a CDS encoding sugar phosphate isomerase/epimerase family protein, producing MKTMKGPGLFLAQFVGDQAPFNSWKSICGWAAGLGYKGVQIPTWDGRLFDLEKAAQSKDYCDEIKGVAAEQGIEITELSTHLQGQCVAVHPAYDEGFDAFAAPHVRGNPKARQEWAVSQVLAGAKASRNLGLDVHVTFSGALAWPYIYPWPPRPAGLIDTAFDELAKRWQPILDAHDEVGVDVAYEIHPGEDLHDGVTFEMFLKRVNNHKRCTINYDPSHFCLQGLDYLAFIEHYHERITAFHVKDAELNTSGKQGVYSGFQDWPHRAGRFRSLGDGQVDFGAIFSQLAVYDYDSWAVLEWECAIKNSIDGAREGAEFIANHIIKVSEGSFEDFIGQGADVSVARRSLGLDR from the coding sequence ATGAAGACGATGAAGGGCCCCGGCCTGTTCCTTGCCCAGTTCGTGGGCGACCAGGCGCCGTTCAACAGCTGGAAGTCGATCTGCGGCTGGGCTGCCGGCCTGGGCTACAAGGGCGTGCAGATCCCGACCTGGGACGGGCGCCTGTTCGACCTGGAGAAGGCCGCGCAGTCCAAGGACTATTGCGACGAGATCAAGGGCGTCGCCGCCGAGCAGGGCATCGAGATCACCGAGCTCTCGACCCATCTGCAGGGCCAGTGCGTGGCGGTGCACCCGGCCTATGACGAGGGCTTCGACGCGTTCGCCGCCCCGCATGTCCGCGGCAATCCCAAGGCGCGCCAGGAATGGGCGGTCTCCCAGGTGCTGGCAGGCGCCAAGGCCAGCCGCAATCTCGGCCTGGACGTGCATGTCACCTTCAGCGGCGCGCTTGCCTGGCCCTACATCTATCCCTGGCCGCCGCGCCCCGCCGGCCTGATCGACACCGCGTTCGACGAGCTGGCCAAGCGCTGGCAGCCGATCCTGGACGCCCATGACGAGGTCGGCGTCGACGTCGCCTACGAGATCCACCCGGGCGAGGACCTGCACGACGGCGTCACCTTCGAGATGTTCCTCAAGCGCGTGAACAACCACAAGCGCTGCACGATCAACTATGATCCCTCGCATTTCTGCCTGCAGGGCCTGGATTACCTGGCCTTCATCGAGCACTACCACGAGCGGATCACCGCGTTTCACGTCAAGGACGCCGAGCTGAACACGTCCGGCAAGCAGGGCGTCTATTCCGGTTTCCAGGACTGGCCGCACCGGGCCGGGCGCTTCCGGTCGCTGGGCGACGGCCAGGTCGATTTCGGCGCGATCTTCAGCCAGCTCGCGGTCTACGACTATGACAGCTGGGCGGTGCTGGAGTGGGAGTGCGCGATCAAGAACAGCATCGACGGCGCCCGCGAGGGGGCGGAGTTCATCGCCAACCACATCATCAAGGTGAGCGAGGGCAGCTTCGAGGACTTCATCGGCCAGGGCGCCGATGTCTCGGTGGCGCGCCGTTCGCTCGGCCTGGACCGCTAA
- a CDS encoding sugar phosphate isomerase/epimerase family protein, which translates to MLLGFNLLLWTTHVTEEHFPLFAEIKKTGYDGVELPIFEGDPEHFRKVGQVAKDNGLRMTAVTVLPDEQSSAISADAAVRDNALKRLTWALDCLDAAGGELLCGPFYQPLGVFTGEPASKEERAGIVDVHGRAADYAAKLGLKLSVEPLNRFECHALNTVDDAANVVRQVDRPNYGLLYDTFHQNIEEKDPVGVILPNLAQINHVHVSENDRGTPGKGHVPWDATFKAFKKGGYQGFYTIEAFGRALPGLAAATRVWRDFFPAREEVYRFGHDFLRDAYAKA; encoded by the coding sequence ATGCTGCTGGGCTTCAACCTGCTGCTCTGGACGACCCACGTCACCGAGGAGCATTTCCCCCTGTTCGCCGAGATCAAGAAGACCGGCTATGACGGGGTCGAGCTGCCGATCTTCGAGGGCGACCCGGAGCATTTTCGCAAGGTCGGCCAGGTCGCCAAGGACAACGGCCTGCGGATGACCGCGGTCACCGTGCTGCCCGACGAGCAGAGTTCGGCGATCAGCGCGGACGCCGCGGTGCGCGACAACGCGCTCAAGCGGCTGACCTGGGCGCTGGACTGTTTGGACGCCGCCGGCGGCGAGCTTCTGTGCGGGCCGTTCTACCAGCCGCTCGGCGTGTTCACCGGCGAGCCGGCCAGCAAGGAAGAGCGGGCCGGCATCGTCGACGTGCATGGCCGGGCGGCGGACTATGCCGCCAAGCTGGGCCTGAAGCTGTCGGTGGAGCCGCTCAACCGGTTCGAGTGCCATGCGCTGAACACGGTGGACGACGCCGCCAACGTGGTGCGCCAGGTCGACCGGCCGAACTACGGCCTGCTCTACGACACCTTCCACCAGAACATCGAGGAGAAGGACCCGGTCGGCGTGATCCTGCCCAACCTGGCGCAGATCAACCACGTCCACGTCTCTGAGAACGACCGGGGCACGCCCGGCAAGGGTCATGTGCCGTGGGACGCCACCTTCAAGGCGTTCAAGAAGGGCGGCTACCAGGGCTTCTACACGATCGAGGCGTTTGGCCGGGCGCTGCCCGGGCTGGCGGCCGCCACCCGCGTCTGGCGCGACTTCTTCCCGGCGCGCGAGGAGGTCTACCGGTTCGGCCACGATTTCCTGCGCGACGCCTACGCCAAAGCCTGA
- a CDS encoding sugar phosphate isomerase/epimerase family protein produces the protein MHRTSIGTWAYNVGPYGAHPIPFDEVLAKLAELKFDGLELGGFNGYPNPQNHPTRDDRDALVDKVKKHGLAFSGFAQDLWSQKLLNTRDTSDYKAAFKENARFAEDLGIKGIRVDTVQPPTIHKEADYDDLMKRLVETWDWCIKTAGDHGLYVTWEFEPGFAFNKPSDVQRVLDKLPHANFGVMYDTCHGQMVAVNGVRQEGKKETLKGGQLEFIQRLSGRINHIHLIDSDNTCHKDDNGEDETSAHPPFGEGVLNFDELVPALAKENVGHDWWTVDLCFWPHAWPATEKCKAALDELNKKYG, from the coding sequence ATGCATCGGACGTCGATCGGTACCTGGGCCTATAATGTCGGCCCGTACGGCGCCCATCCGATCCCCTTCGACGAAGTGCTGGCCAAGCTCGCCGAGCTGAAGTTCGACGGGCTGGAGCTCGGCGGCTTCAACGGCTACCCGAACCCGCAGAACCACCCGACCAGGGACGACCGGGACGCCCTGGTCGACAAGGTGAAGAAGCACGGCCTGGCCTTCTCCGGCTTCGCCCAGGATCTGTGGTCGCAAAAGCTCCTGAACACCCGCGACACCTCGGACTACAAGGCGGCGTTCAAGGAGAACGCCCGGTTCGCTGAAGATCTCGGCATCAAGGGCATCCGGGTCGACACGGTGCAGCCGCCGACGATCCACAAGGAAGCCGATTACGACGACCTGATGAAGCGGCTGGTCGAGACCTGGGACTGGTGCATCAAGACCGCGGGCGACCACGGCCTGTACGTGACCTGGGAGTTCGAGCCGGGCTTCGCCTTCAACAAGCCCTCCGACGTGCAGCGCGTGCTGGACAAGCTGCCGCATGCCAATTTCGGGGTGATGTACGACACCTGCCATGGCCAGATGGTCGCGGTGAACGGGGTGCGCCAGGAAGGCAAGAAGGAGACGCTGAAAGGCGGCCAGCTCGAGTTCATCCAGCGCCTGTCCGGGCGGATCAACCACATCCACCTGATCGACAGCGACAACACCTGCCACAAGGACGACAACGGCGAGGACGAAACCAGCGCGCATCCGCCGTTCGGCGAGGGCGTGCTGAACTTCGACGAATTGGTGCCGGCACTCGCCAAGGAGAACGTGGGTCACGACTGGTGGACGGTCGATTTGTGCTTCTGGCCGCATGCGTGGCCGGCCACCGAGAAGTGCAAGGCGGCGCTGGACGAGCTCAACAAGAAATACGGGTGA
- a CDS encoding RbsD/FucU family protein, whose protein sequence is MLIGIDPHLSGDLLAILRDMGHGDRICLADRNFPGPAMAAEAGIPLLRTDLDTVGIGRALLSVFPLDGFVRHPVMRMEISGAPDEMNAAHQGFLDMMHEVSGPDWTMGSIERFAFYPESTRCRAIIWTLDDRPYANFILTKGVIATGGKVGVPGPAEKKALGLG, encoded by the coding sequence ATGCTGATTGGGATCGACCCGCACTTGAGCGGGGATCTCCTCGCGATCCTGCGCGACATGGGTCATGGCGACCGGATCTGCCTGGCGGACCGGAACTTTCCCGGCCCGGCCATGGCGGCCGAGGCCGGCATCCCGCTGCTCCGCACCGACCTGGACACGGTCGGCATCGGCCGCGCCCTCCTGTCGGTGTTCCCGCTGGACGGGTTCGTGCGCCATCCGGTGATGCGCATGGAGATCTCCGGCGCGCCCGACGAGATGAACGCCGCGCACCAGGGCTTCCTCGACATGATGCACGAGGTGTCCGGGCCGGACTGGACAATGGGCTCCATCGAGCGGTTCGCGTTCTATCCGGAATCCACCAGGTGCCGGGCGATCATCTGGACGCTCGACGACCGCCCTTATGCCAATTTCATCCTGACCAAGGGGGTGATCGCCACCGGGGGCAAGGTCGGCGTGCCCGGGCCGGCGGAGAAGAAGGCGCTGGGGCTGGGCTGA
- a CDS encoding ABC transporter ATP-binding protein encodes MAGDAIEARGLTKRFGSGAHAVTALDRVSVTIRENEFFTLLGPSGCGKTTLLRLIAGFELPSEGELLLHGQRIENLPPFRRPVNTVFQSYALFPHLSVKRNVAFAPEMQKRPKDEIEREVRRVLDLVRLQGFEHRLPRELSGGQQQRVALARALAGNPKVLLLDEPLSALDLKLRREMQVELKRLQHETGITFVFVTHDQEEALTMSDRIAVMSGGKILQIGTPAEIYEQPTSRFVADFIGETNFLKARCLETIGGRARFRLSSGDELEGIAIPGMGAGADVTLAMRPERIDLLREDSPGLPATMRSLLYIGNDTVCTLALSDGTEVQARVQNRRGAVGGVEPGATVHLRVLPEAVRVVGD; translated from the coding sequence ATGGCAGGCGACGCGATCGAGGCGCGCGGACTGACGAAGAGGTTCGGCAGCGGGGCCCATGCGGTCACCGCGCTCGACCGCGTCTCGGTCACGATCCGGGAGAACGAGTTCTTCACGCTTCTCGGGCCGTCCGGCTGCGGCAAGACCACCCTGCTCCGCCTGATCGCCGGGTTCGAGCTTCCCAGCGAGGGCGAACTGCTGCTGCACGGCCAGCGCATCGAGAACCTGCCGCCGTTCCGCCGGCCGGTGAACACCGTGTTCCAGTCCTACGCGCTGTTCCCGCACCTCTCGGTCAAGCGCAACGTGGCCTTCGCCCCGGAGATGCAGAAGCGGCCCAAGGACGAGATCGAGCGGGAGGTCCGCCGGGTCCTGGACCTGGTCCGGCTGCAGGGCTTCGAGCACCGCCTGCCGCGCGAGCTGTCGGGTGGCCAGCAGCAGCGCGTGGCGCTGGCAAGGGCGCTGGCCGGCAACCCCAAGGTCCTGCTCCTGGACGAGCCGCTCTCCGCGCTCGACCTGAAGCTGCGCCGCGAGATGCAGGTCGAACTGAAGCGTCTGCAGCACGAGACCGGCATCACCTTCGTGTTCGTGACCCACGACCAGGAAGAGGCGCTGACCATGTCGGACCGGATCGCGGTGATGAGCGGCGGGAAGATCCTGCAGATCGGCACGCCCGCCGAGATCTACGAGCAGCCGACCTCGCGCTTCGTGGCCGACTTCATCGGCGAGACCAACTTCCTGAAAGCCCGCTGCCTGGAGACGATCGGCGGCCGGGCGCGCTTCCGCCTGAGTTCGGGCGACGAGCTGGAGGGCATCGCGATCCCGGGCATGGGTGCCGGCGCGGACGTCACCCTGGCGATGCGCCCGGAGCGGATCGACCTTCTGCGCGAGGACAGCCCGGGCCTGCCGGCCACGATGCGCAGCCTCCTTTATATCGGCAACGACACGGTCTGCACCCTGGCCCTTTCCGACGGCACCGAGGTCCAGGCGCGGGTGCAGAACCGGCGGGGCGCCGTGGGCGGGGTGGAGCCCGGCGCCACCGTGCACCTGCGCGTGCTGCCCGAGGCGGTGCGCGTGGTGGGGGACTGA
- a CDS encoding ABC transporter permease: MARQTGESGRRALLIAPSVLVIGFFMLVPVFIMAAISFMERGSGGGVNWNSFTTEPYLQFLFERDLDDSLLLNTDYLQIFFRSIWLAVLTTLLTLAVGLPTALYMALQPERRRNLLIFLVTIPFWTNLLVRNYAWILLLRNNGLIDQVLIGLGLRSEPMGVLYSTFSIAVGLTYTFMPFMVLPVYASLEKMDWRLVEAAYDLGANRWRALRRVVLPLAMPGIAAGCILVFIPCLGAFVTPELLGGGKSLMIGNLIQSQFGAARNWPFGAALSMALLVSVLLAMMLYLWRYRRAPGGA; this comes from the coding sequence ATGGCGAGACAGACCGGCGAAAGCGGGCGGCGCGCCCTCCTGATCGCGCCCTCGGTGCTGGTGATCGGCTTCTTCATGCTGGTGCCGGTGTTCATCATGGCCGCGATCAGCTTCATGGAGCGCGGCTCCGGCGGCGGGGTGAACTGGAACAGCTTCACCACCGAGCCCTACCTGCAGTTCCTGTTCGAGCGCGACCTCGACGACAGCCTGCTGCTCAACACCGACTACCTGCAGATCTTCTTCCGCTCGATCTGGCTGGCGGTACTGACCACCCTGCTCACCCTGGCGGTGGGCCTGCCCACCGCCCTCTACATGGCGCTGCAGCCCGAGCGCCGCCGCAACCTCCTGATCTTCCTGGTGACCATCCCGTTCTGGACCAATCTCCTGGTCCGCAACTATGCCTGGATCCTGCTCTTGCGGAACAACGGGCTGATCGACCAGGTGCTGATCGGGCTGGGCCTGCGCTCGGAGCCGATGGGGGTGCTCTACTCGACCTTCTCGATCGCGGTGGGCCTGACCTACACCTTCATGCCGTTCATGGTGCTGCCGGTCTATGCCAGCCTGGAGAAGATGGACTGGCGGCTGGTGGAGGCGGCCTACGACCTGGGCGCCAACCGCTGGCGGGCGCTGCGCCGGGTGGTGCTGCCGCTGGCGATGCCCGGGATCGCCGCCGGCTGCATCCTGGTGTTCATTCCGTGCCTCGGCGCCTTCGTGACCCCGGAACTGCTGGGCGGCGGCAAGTCGCTGATGATCGGCAACCTGATCCAGAGCCAGTTCGGCGCTGCGCGCAACTGGCCGTTCGGCGCCGCCTTGTCCATGGCGCTGCTGGTCTCGGTGCTGCTCGCGATGATGCTCTATCTCTGGCGCTACCGCCGCGCACCCGGAGGGGCCTGA
- a CDS encoding ABC transporter permease produces MTDPAKNPLFRFPGLKPAAWFFFLFLYAPIVVLLALAFNDNQQATIWTGFSTRWFGIVLNNDDLVRAFKNSITVATTATLAATLIATLAALGMNRARFPGQDGINALISLPLIVPEIVTAVATLLFFIMLGFPLGLSTVILAHTVFCIPFAYLPIRARLEGMDPRLEEAAQDLYADRRRTFLRVVLPQLWPGIISGAMLAFIISLDDFVITYFVAGAGATTLPIYIFGMIRIGISPEVNAVSALMLAVSILFVAASWLVGRIRR; encoded by the coding sequence ATGACCGACCCGGCCAAGAACCCGCTGTTCCGCTTTCCCGGCCTGAAGCCGGCGGCCTGGTTCTTCTTTTTGTTCCTCTACGCGCCGATCGTGGTGCTGCTGGCGCTGGCCTTCAACGACAACCAGCAGGCCACGATCTGGACCGGGTTCAGCACCCGCTGGTTCGGGATCGTGCTGAACAACGACGACCTGGTGCGCGCGTTCAAGAACTCGATCACGGTCGCCACCACCGCCACCCTGGCCGCCACGCTGATCGCGACCCTGGCGGCACTCGGCATGAACCGCGCGCGCTTTCCCGGCCAGGACGGCATCAACGCGCTGATCAGCCTGCCCCTGATCGTGCCGGAGATCGTCACCGCGGTGGCGACGCTGCTGTTCTTCATCATGCTGGGCTTTCCCCTGGGCCTCTCCACGGTGATCCTGGCGCACACCGTGTTCTGCATCCCCTTCGCCTACCTGCCGATCCGCGCGCGGCTGGAGGGCATGGACCCGCGCCTGGAGGAGGCCGCCCAGGACCTCTACGCCGACCGGCGCCGCACCTTCCTGCGGGTGGTCCTGCCCCAGCTCTGGCCGGGCATCATCTCCGGCGCGATGCTGGCCTTCATCATCAGCCTGGACGATTTCGTGATCACCTATTTCGTGGCGGGTGCCGGCGCCACCACCCTGCCGATCTACATCTTCGGCATGATCCGGATCGGGATCTCGCCGGAGGTCAACGCGGTCTCGGCGCTGATGCTGGCGGTCTCGATCCTGTTCGTCGCCGCGTCCTGGCTGGTCGGCCGGATCCGGCGCTGA
- a CDS encoding GlcG/HbpS family heme-binding protein has product MMTTRRADDIVAAARARAAELGVAVNAAVLDGGGHLKTFCRMDGAVLGSIDVAIRKARTAVLFACRSEAVWEYCAPGAPAPALELSNGGLAPFAGGLPVLAPDGTLIGALGISGGTVDQDLDIAKAGLAACTF; this is encoded by the coding sequence ATGATGACCACCCGCCGGGCCGACGACATCGTCGCGGCCGCCCGGGCGAGGGCCGCCGAGCTCGGGGTCGCGGTGAATGCCGCGGTCCTGGACGGCGGCGGCCATCTCAAGACCTTCTGCCGGATGGACGGCGCCGTGCTGGGCTCGATCGACGTCGCGATCCGCAAGGCGCGCACCGCCGTTTTGTTCGCGTGCCGCAGCGAGGCAGTCTGGGAATATTGCGCTCCCGGCGCGCCGGCGCCCGCCCTGGAACTCTCCAATGGCGGCCTCGCCCCGTTCGCCGGCGGCCTGCCGGTTCTGGCCCCGGACGGCACCCTGATCGGCGCCCTGGGCATTTCCGGCGGCACGGTCGACCAGGACCTGGACATCGCCAAGGCCGGCCTCGCCGCCTGCACGTTCTGA